The Propionispora vibrioides DNA segment CCTGTGTGTGGCTGGTAGACGAGTTATCTTCTTTAGTAACGAAAATGGAATAAGTCAGTGCCTGCCGGTTTAAACGGAAGACTTGGTTGGAAACGGCCCGGGAGGATAGATAGTTGCTGGTTAAGAGAAAGACACTCACTTTGGTGGGTGTTTTTTGTTTGTGCTGATAAGTTGAAGTAGTTAAGCTCACATACGTCAAGGAAGGTACTGACGTACCTTTGATTTATTCCTGTGTGTGGCTAGGTAGAAGAGTTATCGTCTTTAGTAACGAAAATGAAATAAGTCAGTGGCTGCCGGTTTAAACGGAAGACTTGGTTGGAAACGGCCCGGGAGGATAGATAGTTGCTGGTTAAGAGAAAAACACTCACATTTTGTGGGTGCTTTTTTGTTGTGTAAAGATGAGTGTAGGGCTGAGAGCTAAGTCCTCATAGGAATCGATGTGAGGACATTAACATCAAGGCGGGCCGACGAGGGTTGTATCATAACAACGTTGCAGCGCTATCGCTGATTTACGCTTATGTTAAGATATAGCCCTTACCGGGTAGCAGTAGTGCGTATGGCACCTTTTAATACTCATCTATGAGTAATTTACTTATTTGTCCAAGACTGTTTAATTGAGCCGTTCCCGGCGGCCTTTACGTAAAAAGACGGTCCGTAGGATGCCAGAAGGGGGAACTTCCGTTAAGAAATCCACCTGTGCCCTTTGGGTATTTGTTTGAGCGAAGCTTTGGATTTTAGGAAATTCCCCCTTCTGGCGAGTCTTTTGGAGTGTAGGCCTAGATTTTTTTGCCCCTTTTTGTATCATGACAAAAAGGGGGAATTAAGTAATTGGAGATAGTTTATCTCCTAAAAGTGAGGCGGGAGGGCGTATCTGAAAAAGGAACCTTAAAATTCCCAATAAATAAAGGCCGTATAAAATACGGCCTTTACATCAATGCAACTAAGAAAATTAAGCCTTACCGTTGCAACCAAGAACATGAACCAGTTTGTGTTTAACCAATTCTTTTATGTAAGATCTGGCAGGTGTTAAGTATTGTCTCGGGTCAAAGTGGTCAGGATGAGCGGTGAAATGCTCTCTGATACCAGCGGTTAAAGCGAGACGCAGGTCGGAGTCAATGTTGATTTTGCAAACAGCCATTTTAGCTGCTTCACGTAACATATCTTCCGGAATACCGATAGCATCAGCCAAGTTACCGCCGTTTTTATTGATAATTTCAACATATTTCGGAATAACGGAAGAAGCTCCATGCAGAACGATCGGGAAATTAGGAAGTCTTTCTTCGATCTCTTTCAAAATGTCAAAACGCAGTTGAGGTTTTTGACCCGGTTTGAATTTGAAGGCGCCATGGCTTGTACCAATAGCGATAGCCAAAGAGTCAACTCCTGTGCTTTTTACAAATTCTTCAACCTGTTCAGGTTGGGTATAAGAAGCATTTTCAGCGGACACGTTTACATCATCTTCGATACCGGCAAGCTGTCCTAATTCGCCTTCAACAACAACGCCTTTGCTGTGTGCATAGTCAACTACACGTTTTGTCAATTCGATATTGTCTTTGAAGCTATGGTGTGAACCATCAATCATAACGGAAGTGAATCCGCCATCAATACAGGACTTACAAATTTCAAAATCAGCACCATGATCCAGGTGAAGGGCGATAGGAAGATCAGTATCTTCAAGAGCTGCTTGTACTAAATGAGTTAAATACGTATGTTTCGCATATTTTCTTGCACCGGCGGAAACTTGCAAAATAAGGGGTGCATTTTCTTCTTTAGCTGCTTCTGTAATTCCTTGAACGATTTCCATGTTGTTTACATTGAAAGCGCCAATTGCATAACCGCCTTCGTAAGCCTTTTTGAACATTTCTCTAGTTGTAACTAATGGCATTGTGGAGTCCCTCCTAAGTAATTATAAATAGTATGCACTCTTGCTATTATACCATAATTCATGGAAAAAAAATATATATCCGAGGAAAAATGGATTTATGTGCAAAATAAAACAATGATTATTCAACCGGTTGGTCTAGAATTTGCATGAGATTATACATGTCTTCTGGAAGAGGTGCTGTCAGATCGAGTAGTTGCTCCGTAACCGGGTGTTTGAATGTCATCCGGTAAGAATGTAAGGCGTGGCGCTGAATAAGGGCTGTAGAGCCTCCATATAAGTCATCACCCCAAAGTGGATGGCCCAGAGAAGAGAGGTGAACACGGATCTGATGAGTTCGCCCGGTGAATAACTGCAACTCCAATAAGCAGCCCCGTGAAAAGGAGTGTAAAACTTTATAAGCCGTAATAGCAGCTTGTCCCTCCGGATCAATGGTGCGCTGAATAATGCTGTCTTTTAAACGCCCAATTGGGGCGTCAATAATTCCCTGCTGTTGCTTCATGTTACCTGAAGCCAGTGCCCAATAAATTCTTTGAATACTTTTTAAATTTGATGAAGACAGCATGTGTTGAATATGGGGAAATTTGGCGATAAGGATTAACCCGGAAGTGTTGCGGTCAAGGCGATGAACCGGATGAAATGAGCAAGCTATGTTTTGCTGCTGGTAGTAGGCGAGGACGCCGTTGGCCAGTGAAAGAGTATGTTCCTGTGTCGTTGGATGAACCAATAGTCCCGGCGGCTTATTGATAACAAGCAGATAGCTATCTTCGTAAATGATTGAGAGTGGCATAGCCACTGGCAGAAGAGTTGATTCTTGCTGCCAGGTTAGTCTCACGACGTCACCGGATTGCACATTGACTGGTAGTGTTACTTGCAGCCCATTGACAGAGACGGTACCAGTATGTTTTACTTTTCGCCATAACGATAAAGATATGCCTGCGTGGCGACGTAGAAAATCCTTTAGCGGCAAATTGTGGAAAGTTCCGGGGACAATGATTTCCAGCATGATTTCTCCTTTTTGCTCATAGTATATGCAATAGAGCAGAGACAATTAAGAATAAGTCCCTGCTCTACCCGCTGCTGTACCTTATTATATCAGGCTTTGAACCATGGATACAAGATTAGCCATATGTTCGCGTTCCATGATGAGTGAGTCTTTCAGATGTTCCGTCATAGGTTCACCGTGCAATCCTAAAACATGCCATATTCTGCGATGACGTCTGGAGAGAGCCAGCAAAAGAAGCAGTAAAAGGGTATAATTAGGATTGAATTCTCGTGCTGAAAGGTCTTCTTCTTGTTCGGAAAGTTCCATTCCTCGTTCTTGAAATACAAGAGTAATTGTTTCATCATGCTTGGATATCATGTGAATTACATCCAGATAGTAACGCCAATGGTCTAGCATTATCTGGTCTAAATTATCTCGAATAGTGTCCCTGGCCTGCATTGCTGCTTCTAAAGCTGTCTTCATAAGATCAAGTTGTTCGATTGCCTCTTCATGCAGCATACGCATATGGTCTATATCCAACGACATAGGTCTGCGACTGCTGAATTTTCTCAACCTGGATCAATCCTCCTTGCAGTTGGATAAGTGTTTGTAAGGTGTGTGGGTGGAGAGTATTTGCGTTAGCGACGGCCTTTAAAAGGGGCAATGAACCGCAGCATTTTGATAGGAATATGCATAGAGATTGATTTGCGGTGGAAGCAGGTATTTACGATAATAAAATCACAACCTACATAACATAAGGTACCACAAAAAGATTCGCGTCCACAAAATCTTGCGTCAACCGAGAATAAAACCTCATCGCCTAGTAAGCACATTAAACGATCTTTAAAGTGTGCATCTGGAAACGATAAAACCTTTCCTGGCATAGAATCGTACATCCCCGTGTCCATGGGATCGCAACATGGTTCCATTTTTTCTTCATCATGGTACCAATGTGGATATTTACAGTCCATAAAAATCGTGAGCCTCCTTTATTCATATTATCAACCGATAGAATTCTTTGATATCTACCTGCTATATAGTATGAAATGACGAAACATAATGCTACTGGAGGTAAAGTTTTAAAAGCCAAATATCTGGAAAAGCAGAATTGAAGCGTCCTTTTTATTTTCTAATGGCAGGTCTTACGATAGAATATGCAGGAGAAGTTGATTTTGTCTCGAATTGATAAACCAGTTACGCATTATATTATCTGCAGGAGGGAAACATGGAGTTCTTTAAGAACACCAGCACCATATTATACGGATTTCTGGTTTGGCTGGTAATAGCACCACGTTTCAATAGTCCCAAATACGGAGAATCGTTTTTGGCATATATGACGGCATTGTTATTTTGCCTTATCGCCAGTTCCGAGATTATGATGATTAAGCCGGTTGCTTTTTTCTTTACAATAGGCGGTTCAATCGCTTTTTGTTATGTAGTAGCACGCATGGCGATCAAATTTAGTATAAAAAAGTAGGAGGAATACTACTATGGCTAAGGATTGTTCTTTTGATATTGTCTCAGATGTGGACATGCAAGAAGTGGATAATGCGGTTAATCAGACTGCGAAGGAAATATCACAGCGTTTTGATTTTCGCGGCAGTAAGTCATCCATCGCGCTGGAGGCCGAAGAAATTAAAATAATTGGCGATGACGATTATAAATTACAAAGTGTAATCGAT contains these protein-coding regions:
- the fba gene encoding class II fructose-1,6-bisphosphate aldolase encodes the protein MPLVTTREMFKKAYEGGYAIGAFNVNNMEIVQGITEAAKEENAPLILQVSAGARKYAKHTYLTHLVQAALEDTDLPIALHLDHGADFEICKSCIDGGFTSVMIDGSHHSFKDNIELTKRVVDYAHSKGVVVEGELGQLAGIEDDVNVSAENASYTQPEQVEEFVKSTGVDSLAIAIGTSHGAFKFKPGQKPQLRFDILKEIEERLPNFPIVLHGASSVIPKYVEIINKNGGNLADAIGIPEDMLREAAKMAVCKINIDSDLRLALTAGIREHFTAHPDHFDPRQYLTPARSYIKELVKHKLVHVLGCNGKA
- a CDS encoding RluA family pseudouridine synthase gives rise to the protein MLEIIVPGTFHNLPLKDFLRRHAGISLSLWRKVKHTGTVSVNGLQVTLPVNVQSGDVVRLTWQQESTLLPVAMPLSIIYEDSYLLVINKPPGLLVHPTTQEHTLSLANGVLAYYQQQNIACSFHPVHRLDRNTSGLILIAKFPHIQHMLSSSNLKSIQRIYWALASGNMKQQQGIIDAPIGRLKDSIIQRTIDPEGQAAITAYKVLHSFSRGCLLELQLFTGRTHQIRVHLSSLGHPLWGDDLYGGSTALIQRHALHSYRMTFKHPVTEQLLDLTAPLPEDMYNLMQILDQPVE